Proteins encoded within one genomic window of Aerococcus viridans:
- the trpA gene encoding tryptophan synthase subunit alpha, whose protein sequence is MSKIAEAFQNKKAFISYLMAGDPNLDQSAENILAAQEAGADLIEIGIPFSDPIAEGPVVENASVRALSAGVRLNNVFDMVASLQDQIHVPLVFMTYLNPVFVYGYDKFFAKCQEIGVSGIILPDLPFEEDNEVKVVANQYGIEVITLIAPTSKDRIKDVAKKAQGFIYLVSSMGVTGVRSNITTDISAMVAEIRAVSDIPVAVGFGINTPSQVKDISAKADGVIVGSGIVRLVEAHGNDAKSYIYDYVHEMQAALR, encoded by the coding sequence ATGAGTAAAATAGCTGAAGCATTCCAAAATAAAAAAGCCTTTATCTCCTATTTGATGGCAGGCGATCCCAACCTGGACCAATCAGCTGAAAATATCCTAGCCGCCCAAGAAGCAGGGGCTGACCTGATTGAAATCGGGATTCCTTTCTCAGATCCAATCGCTGAAGGGCCAGTTGTCGAAAATGCGAGTGTCCGGGCCTTATCAGCAGGGGTGCGCTTGAATAACGTCTTTGATATGGTAGCTTCATTGCAGGATCAAATCCATGTGCCATTAGTTTTTATGACCTATTTAAACCCGGTTTTTGTGTATGGTTATGACAAGTTTTTCGCTAAATGTCAGGAAATTGGTGTTTCTGGTATTATCCTTCCTGACTTGCCTTTTGAGGAAGATAATGAGGTGAAAGTTGTTGCGAATCAATACGGGATTGAAGTCATTACTTTAATTGCACCGACCTCTAAAGACCGGATTAAAGATGTTGCCAAAAAGGCTCAAGGCTTTATCTATCTAGTGTCATCTATGGGGGTAACGGGCGTGCGGTCTAATATCACAACGGATATTTCTGCCATGGTGGCGGAAATACGTGCTGTTTCAGATATACCAGTAGCCGTTGGATTTGGGATTAATACACCAAGCCAAGTGAAAGATATCTCAGCCAAAGCAGATGGCGTCATTGTAGGTAGCGGCATTGTGCGTCTAGTTGAAGCCCACGGAAATGATGCCAAGTCTTACATTTATGACTACGTTCATGAGATGCAAGCAGCCCTACGGTAG
- the trpB gene encoding tryptophan synthase subunit beta has translation MTNGRFGDFGGQYIPETLMAEVQRVEEAYNFYKNDPDFQKELTALLNDYAGRPSRLYYAENMTADLGGAKVYLKREDLNHTGSHKINNVLGQALLAKKMGKTRLIAETGAGQHGVATATAAALLKMECEIFMGQEDTDRQALNVFRMELLGAKVNSVAKGTKTLKDAVNETMREWSNRVEDTHYVLGSVMGPHPYPTMVRDFQSVISREIKDEFQKNHGQLPDAVIACVGGGSNAIGTFYHFIEDEGVRLIGCEAAGKGIHTTQHAATMAKGTAGIFHGMKSLFCQDEYGQIAPVYSISAGLDYPGIGPEHARLNEVGRAEYVPVTDDEAVAAFEYLSKIEGIIPAIESAHAVAYAQKLAPTLSPDQSIVICLSGRGDKDVAAIARYKGEEIYE, from the coding sequence ATGACTAATGGTAGATTTGGCGACTTTGGTGGCCAGTATATTCCAGAAACCTTGATGGCGGAAGTGCAACGGGTGGAGGAAGCCTACAATTTTTATAAAAATGATCCAGACTTTCAGAAAGAATTGACTGCTTTATTAAATGATTATGCGGGTCGTCCGTCGCGTTTGTATTATGCAGAGAATATGACGGCTGATTTAGGTGGGGCCAAGGTCTATCTAAAAAGAGAAGACTTGAACCATACCGGGTCGCACAAAATTAATAACGTCCTAGGGCAAGCCTTGTTGGCGAAAAAAATGGGGAAAACCCGCTTAATTGCAGAAACTGGGGCTGGTCAGCACGGGGTGGCGACAGCGACAGCGGCGGCCTTGTTGAAGATGGAATGTGAAATTTTTATGGGGCAAGAAGATACAGACCGCCAAGCTTTAAATGTCTTTCGGATGGAATTATTGGGGGCTAAGGTGAACAGTGTGGCTAAGGGGACCAAAACCTTGAAGGATGCGGTGAATGAAACCATGCGTGAATGGAGTAACCGGGTGGAAGATACGCATTATGTTCTAGGTTCTGTCATGGGGCCTCATCCATATCCAACTATGGTGAGGGACTTCCAAAGTGTGATTTCTCGTGAAATTAAAGATGAATTCCAGAAAAATCACGGGCAATTGCCGGATGCGGTCATTGCTTGTGTGGGTGGCGGGTCTAATGCGATTGGGACTTTCTACCACTTTATTGAAGATGAAGGAGTTCGGTTAATTGGATGTGAGGCCGCTGGAAAAGGGATTCATACCACTCAACACGCAGCGACTATGGCTAAGGGGACGGCAGGTATTTTCCACGGCATGAAGAGTTTATTCTGCCAAGATGAATATGGTCAAATCGCCCCAGTTTATTCCATTTCAGCGGGTCTTGACTACCCAGGGATTGGGCCAGAACATGCTCGATTAAATGAAGTTGGCCGTGCAGAATATGTGCCAGTAACAGATGATGAAGCGGTGGCGGCTTTTGAATACCTATCTAAAATAGAAGGGATTATTCCAGCGATTGAATCTGCCCATGCTGTTGCTTACGCCCAAAAATTGGCGCCAACACTGTCACCAGACCAAAGCATCGTGATTTGTTTATCAGGACGTGGGGACAAGGATGTGGCAGCCATTGCCCGTTATAAAGGAGAAGAGATTTATGAGTAA
- a CDS encoding phosphoribosylanthranilate isomerase yields the protein MVKVKICGLRRPEDIEAANAAKPDFVGFIFVEGTKRYVAPDLAAKFRRDLAADIQTVGVFVNAPIEAIVAICQAGTIDLIQLHGEEDQAYIEQLKGQVDQDIIKSVAVGDELVVAPSQADYLLFDSLSPSRGGSGKVFDWQMVSAYQDKPFFLAGGLGVDNIEEALKVVRPYAVDASSSLETDGVKDPVKMQEFVAKIREVTHD from the coding sequence ATGGTTAAAGTGAAAATTTGTGGCTTGAGACGGCCGGAAGATATTGAGGCAGCAAATGCGGCTAAACCAGATTTCGTGGGTTTTATCTTTGTGGAAGGGACTAAGCGGTATGTGGCGCCTGACTTAGCAGCAAAATTTAGACGTGATTTAGCGGCAGATATTCAAACGGTGGGTGTCTTTGTGAATGCCCCAATTGAAGCAATCGTAGCCATTTGTCAGGCGGGGACTATTGATTTAATCCAGTTACATGGTGAAGAAGACCAGGCCTATATTGAACAGTTGAAGGGTCAAGTTGACCAAGACATTATCAAATCGGTTGCGGTTGGAGATGAATTGGTGGTGGCTCCAAGTCAAGCGGACTATTTATTATTCGACAGCTTGAGTCCTAGTCGCGGTGGTTCAGGGAAAGTATTTGACTGGCAAATGGTGTCAGCATACCAAGATAAGCCCTTCTTCCTGGCTGGAGGTCTAGGGGTTGATAATATTGAAGAGGCCTTAAAAGTGGTTCGGCCTTATGCGGTAGACGCGTCGTCGTCACTTGAAACAGATGGGGTCAAAGATCCAGTGAAAATGCAGGAATTCGTAGCGAAAATACGGGAGGTAACACATGACTAA
- the trpC gene encoding indole-3-glycerol phosphate synthase TrpC, whose amino-acid sequence MSILDEIVLARGKRVAEDKLKTPLEDLLATLPDRHLPPFAFEQALKERDMSFICEVKKASPSKGLIAKDFPYVDIAKDYQAAGATALSVLTEEDYFEGRNQYLREISQAVTIPILRKDFIIDPYQIYQARAIGADAILLICAILSPDQLAAYITLADELGLSFLVEAHDADEVAMAIEAGSRIIGVNNRNLHNFEVDFQNSIRLRNLTPDDTIFVAESGIKTAADIKLLHDNRVDAVLIGESMMLADDKQAKLSELKGAL is encoded by the coding sequence ATGAGTATCTTAGATGAGATCGTCCTCGCTCGGGGGAAAAGGGTAGCCGAAGACAAGTTGAAAACACCTTTGGAAGACTTGTTAGCGACTTTACCAGACCGTCATTTGCCACCTTTTGCTTTTGAACAAGCTTTGAAAGAAAGGGACATGTCCTTTATATGCGAAGTCAAGAAAGCCTCGCCATCAAAGGGTTTAATCGCCAAAGATTTTCCTTATGTGGACATTGCCAAAGATTACCAAGCGGCTGGGGCGACGGCCTTGTCGGTTTTAACGGAAGAAGATTATTTCGAGGGGCGTAACCAATACTTACGGGAAATTAGCCAAGCAGTGACTATTCCCATTTTGCGAAAAGATTTTATAATCGACCCTTACCAAATCTACCAAGCCCGGGCAATCGGGGCGGACGCTATACTATTGATTTGTGCAATCTTAAGTCCAGACCAGTTGGCCGCATACATTACTTTAGCAGATGAATTGGGCTTGTCGTTTTTAGTGGAAGCCCATGACGCGGATGAAGTTGCCATGGCTATTGAAGCGGGCAGCCGGATTATCGGGGTCAACAACCGGAATTTACATAACTTTGAAGTGGACTTCCAAAATTCGATTCGCTTGAGAAATCTGACGCCAGATGACACGATTTTTGTGGCTGAGAGTGGGATTAAGACAGCAGCGGATATCAAATTATTACATGACAACCGAGTGGACGCGGTTTTAATCGGTGAATCTATGATGTTGGCTGACGATAAACAAGCGAAATTAAGTGAACTTAAAGGGGCTTTGTAA
- the trpD gene encoding anthranilate phosphoribosyltransferase, producing MINKAINELFLGNDLSKETAGQVMNQMMEGEATDSQMGAYLAALRMKGETIDEITASAEVMRDKGLKLSAKKDVLDIVGTGGDELNSFNISTISAFVVAAAGVAVAKHGNRSVSSKCGSADVLEALGANIFLTADQSAQILEETDFCFMIAQTYHSAMKHVAPVRKQLGARTMFNILGPLANPAGASKQLLGVYDEKLVEPLAQVLNQLNVKRAMVVHGHDGLDEITITDTTTICEVNDGKVTSYFITPEQFGLERGQLSELIGGGPEENAQIALDILNGEQGARRNIVVMNAACCLYMGKDELSLRDCVRLAEDMLDSGKAKAKLDEFIAATNRIGQEVTA from the coding sequence ATGATTAACAAGGCGATTAATGAATTATTCTTAGGCAATGATTTATCTAAAGAAACGGCAGGCCAAGTCATGAACCAGATGATGGAAGGGGAAGCGACTGACAGTCAAATGGGTGCTTACCTTGCGGCTTTGCGGATGAAGGGTGAAACCATTGACGAAATTACTGCTTCAGCTGAAGTCATGCGTGATAAAGGCCTTAAATTATCCGCAAAAAAAGACGTCCTTGATATTGTTGGGACGGGTGGGGATGAGCTAAATTCCTTCAACATTTCAACCATCTCTGCCTTTGTCGTTGCGGCTGCTGGTGTTGCGGTAGCCAAACATGGTAACCGGTCAGTATCGAGTAAATGTGGGTCAGCGGATGTATTGGAAGCCTTGGGCGCAAATATTTTCCTAACGGCGGACCAAAGTGCACAAATCTTAGAGGAAACAGACTTCTGCTTTATGATCGCCCAAACTTACCACTCAGCCATGAAACATGTGGCGCCTGTCCGTAAACAATTAGGAGCCCGTACCATGTTCAATATTTTAGGTCCCTTAGCCAATCCAGCGGGTGCAAGCAAACAATTATTGGGTGTATACGACGAGAAATTAGTGGAACCACTTGCTCAAGTATTAAACCAATTGAATGTGAAGCGGGCGATGGTGGTTCACGGTCATGACGGCTTGGACGAAATTACAATTACTGATACCACGACTATTTGTGAAGTCAATGATGGTAAGGTGACTAGCTACTTTATTACCCCAGAACAATTCGGCCTTGAACGCGGTCAATTGAGCGAGTTAATCGGCGGTGGTCCAGAAGAGAATGCTCAGATCGCTTTAGATATCTTAAACGGTGAACAAGGTGCCCGCCGCAATATCGTTGTCATGAATGCGGCTTGCTGCCTGTACATGGGTAAAGATGAACTGTCTTTACGCGACTGTGTCCGTCTAGCTGAAGATATGCTTGATTCAGGTAAGGCTAAAGCCAAATTAGACGAATTTATTGCCGCAACAAACCGTATTGGTCAGGAGGTCACTGCATGA
- a CDS encoding anthranilate synthase component II produces MILLIDNYDSFTYNLYQLIGKNTDEAIQVVRNDQVTIEEIIDLNPSHIVISPGPGRPEDAGVTVAVTKELADHFPILGVCLGLQAMCLAYGADIIHAQPAVHGKQSTIHVASGSEIFRGLPPVVPVARYHSLIADRQSMPDELLVIAESDKGEVMAVRHRKHPMFGVQFHPESILTPSGETMIQNFLKVGGNTHD; encoded by the coding sequence ATGATTTTACTGATTGATAACTACGACAGCTTTACTTACAATCTCTACCAATTGATCGGCAAGAATACGGATGAAGCTATCCAAGTTGTGCGAAATGACCAAGTCACCATCGAAGAAATTATTGATTTAAATCCCTCACATATTGTTATCTCTCCTGGGCCAGGACGACCGGAGGATGCAGGCGTCACAGTGGCTGTCACCAAAGAATTGGCTGACCATTTTCCAATTTTAGGGGTTTGTCTAGGTCTTCAAGCGATGTGTCTAGCTTACGGGGCGGATATTATTCATGCCCAGCCAGCTGTCCACGGGAAACAGTCCACCATTCATGTGGCGAGTGGGAGTGAGATTTTTAGAGGGTTACCGCCAGTTGTGCCAGTAGCCCGCTACCATTCGCTGATTGCGGACCGACAAAGTATGCCGGATGAGCTACTAGTGATTGCCGAATCGGACAAGGGTGAGGTGATGGCTGTCCGTCACCGTAAACACCCAATGTTTGGTGTCCAGTTCCATCCCGAGTCGATACTAACACCTTCCGGCGAAACGATGATTCAGAATTTTCTTAAAGTAGGAGGAAATACACATGATTAA
- a CDS encoding anthranilate synthase component I family protein — protein sequence MIRPSLEEARQLGKDHTIIPIALEIFSDVATSIEVLRTISKQSDHFYLLESVVNKDNWSRYSFLGYKPNLSIYSIDGQVTVQEGKHEESFQADDPLASLNDILDRCKSPSIDYLPPFTGGLVGYLSYDCIKYTEPSLQLTKNNPENFRDYHFMLMDKVIAFDHFRQKIVLIVNIETDKLEENYIQGATDLKDMEQMIMRPDPVIEEDLTQDVGDFEALFSQEDYERIVEKIQHHIVEGDIFQAVVSNRFKAPFAGSLLQTYRLLRTINPSPYMVYMHFDDLEIACASPETLVSVRNGVASSFPLAGTVPRGATDAEDRALVEGLLQNKKELAEHDMLVDLARNDIGKVAEFGTLEVSEYRAIKQFSHVSHISSKVTAKVRPDATCLDVLKSALPAGTLSGAPKIRACQLIDEIEDTKRGPYGGALGYIDFAGNMDMCIGIRMAVLKNDQVFVQSGAGIVADSAPEKEYLETKNKAKAMMTALGHEEA from the coding sequence ATGATTAGACCAAGTTTAGAAGAGGCGAGACAGTTAGGGAAAGACCATACGATTATCCCAATTGCTTTAGAGATTTTTTCCGATGTAGCAACCTCAATCGAAGTGCTGAGAACGATCAGCAAACAATCTGACCACTTTTACCTACTAGAGAGTGTGGTGAATAAGGATAACTGGAGTCGTTATTCTTTTCTTGGCTATAAACCGAACTTGTCGATCTACTCAATAGACGGTCAAGTAACCGTGCAAGAGGGTAAGCATGAAGAAAGCTTCCAAGCAGATGATCCACTAGCATCCTTGAACGATATCCTTGACCGTTGTAAGAGTCCAAGTATTGATTATTTACCGCCTTTTACAGGAGGTTTGGTTGGTTACTTGTCTTATGACTGCATCAAATATACGGAACCATCTCTACAGTTAACGAAAAATAACCCAGAAAATTTCCGGGACTACCATTTCATGTTGATGGATAAAGTCATTGCCTTTGACCACTTCCGCCAAAAGATTGTCTTAATCGTCAATATTGAAACCGACAAATTAGAAGAAAACTACATCCAAGGGGCTACAGACCTGAAGGATATGGAGCAGATGATTATGCGTCCAGACCCTGTTATCGAGGAGGACTTGACCCAAGACGTGGGCGACTTTGAGGCTTTGTTTAGCCAAGAAGATTACGAGCGTATCGTAGAGAAAATCCAACACCATATTGTGGAGGGTGACATCTTCCAAGCGGTGGTATCCAACCGGTTTAAGGCCCCATTTGCCGGGTCATTACTCCAAACTTATCGCCTGCTTCGAACGATTAATCCGTCTCCTTACATGGTCTACATGCATTTCGATGACTTAGAAATTGCGTGTGCATCACCGGAGACACTGGTCTCTGTTCGTAACGGGGTCGCTTCATCCTTTCCATTAGCCGGTACTGTACCGCGCGGGGCAACGGATGCGGAAGATAGGGCATTAGTTGAAGGCCTCTTGCAAAATAAAAAAGAGTTGGCTGAACATGACATGCTTGTTGACTTAGCCCGTAACGATATCGGAAAGGTCGCTGAATTCGGTACGCTAGAAGTCAGTGAATATAGAGCCATCAAGCAGTTTTCACACGTCAGCCACATTTCATCCAAGGTAACGGCCAAAGTCAGACCAGACGCGACTTGTTTAGATGTCTTAAAGTCGGCACTACCAGCGGGTACTTTATCTGGTGCCCCTAAGATTCGGGCCTGCCAATTGATTGATGAAATTGAAGATACCAAACGGGGGCCATATGGCGGTGCTTTAGGCTATATCGACTTTGCCGGCAACATGGACATGTGTATCGGCATCCGGATGGCTGTCTTGAAGAATGACCAAGTCTTTGTCCAATCTGGTGCTGGAATTGTGGCAGATTCAGCCCCTGAAAAAGAATACTTAGAAACGAAGAACAAGGCCAAAGCCATGATGACAGCATTAGGACACGAGGAGGCATAA
- a CDS encoding YwbE family protein yields MNEGNKRSHIQIGSQVKVVQKQDQRSGKLTEGIVGKILTNSQNHPHGI; encoded by the coding sequence ATGAACGAAGGTAATAAAAGAAGTCATATTCAAATTGGTAGCCAGGTAAAAGTTGTTCAAAAACAGGACCAACGATCTGGAAAATTAACTGAGGGTATTGTGGGTAAAATTCTGACTAACTCTCAAAACCATCCACATGGAATTTAA
- a CDS encoding O-acetylhomoserine aminocarboxypropyltransferase/cysteine synthase family protein produces the protein MTKDYKIETQAIHAAQTIDETGSRAVPLHQTTAYVFDDVAQGANRFALAEGGNIYTRITNPTQGVFEGRVAALEGGSAGLAVASGMAAITYAIQVLAKAGDHIVATANLYGGSHNLFEHTFKDFGIDVTIVDTSDLANVDKAIQDNTKAVFVETIGNPAGNIEDISGLAEVAHKHGIPLIVDNTFATPYLARPIEYGADVVVHSATKFIGGHGTSIGGVIVESGQFDWQQNDKFPGLSQADPTYNDLIFADAFGPAAYTTKIRATLLRDTGASISPFNAWLLVQGLESLHVRMDRHVENAEKVATFLAQHDKVEWVDYAGLESSPYYSLKEKYLPKGAGSIFTFGVKGGYEGGVKFIENLELFSLLANVGDAKSLVVHPASMTHSQLTEEELAEGGIKPETIRLSIGIENVVDIIADLDKALAAI, from the coding sequence ATGACAAAAGACTATAAAATTGAGACACAAGCCATTCATGCTGCCCAAACGATTGATGAAACAGGGTCACGCGCTGTCCCTCTACACCAAACAACAGCTTATGTTTTTGATGATGTAGCGCAAGGCGCTAATCGTTTTGCCTTAGCAGAAGGTGGCAATATTTATACGCGAATCACGAATCCTACTCAGGGTGTCTTTGAAGGTAGAGTGGCTGCTTTAGAAGGTGGTTCAGCTGGTTTGGCTGTCGCTTCGGGTATGGCCGCTATTACTTATGCTATTCAAGTTTTAGCTAAAGCAGGAGACCATATTGTAGCGACAGCTAACCTATATGGGGGAAGTCACAACTTATTTGAACATACATTCAAGGACTTCGGTATCGATGTGACGATAGTAGATACGAGTGATTTAGCGAATGTGGACAAAGCTATTCAAGACAATACCAAGGCTGTATTTGTAGAAACAATCGGCAATCCAGCTGGAAATATTGAAGATATTAGTGGCTTAGCCGAAGTAGCACATAAACATGGTATACCATTAATCGTTGATAATACTTTTGCAACACCTTATCTAGCACGTCCTATTGAATATGGTGCAGATGTCGTTGTCCATTCAGCAACTAAATTTATTGGCGGTCACGGTACCTCAATCGGTGGGGTAATTGTAGAAAGTGGACAGTTTGACTGGCAACAAAATGATAAGTTCCCAGGCTTAAGTCAAGCTGATCCAACTTATAATGATCTTATTTTCGCAGATGCCTTTGGCCCTGCAGCATATACTACAAAAATTCGTGCGACGCTATTACGAGATACTGGGGCTTCAATTTCACCTTTCAATGCTTGGTTATTAGTTCAAGGCTTAGAATCATTACATGTACGTATGGATCGTCATGTTGAAAATGCAGAAAAGGTCGCTACATTCTTAGCGCAACACGATAAAGTAGAATGGGTTGATTATGCGGGACTAGAAAGTAGCCCATATTATAGCTTAAAAGAAAAATACTTACCTAAAGGGGCAGGTTCAATCTTTACCTTTGGCGTTAAAGGTGGCTATGAAGGTGGGGTTAAATTCATTGAAAATCTAGAATTATTCTCTCTATTAGCGAATGTTGGAGATGCTAAATCATTAGTGGTTCACCCAGCTTCAATGACCCATAGTCAGCTAACTGAAGAAGAACTAGCTGAAGGTGGTATTAAACCTGAAACAATCCGTTTATCTATCGGAATTGAAAATGTGGTTGATATCATAGCTGACTTAGATAAAGCATTAGCTGCGATTTAA
- a CDS encoding nitroreductase family protein: MREKFLAKDYVNNDYKDIVFNRRSYRRFDPSQNISRDEIVEMLDEATITPSACNLQSWHFVVVDNEEARNKVKAVTMPFNYPQLETAPVTIFILGDTHSHKVYREVWTKVYEEGRITKEKLDAIFNSFLPMYEKADRDFLIKDATLDSSMLAMQLLLVARAHGYEANAWAGYNSKDLVATLNLDNERFVPIMAISIGKPGEEPTESTRYDVNSKINFLA; this comes from the coding sequence ATGAGAGAGAAATTTTTAGCAAAAGATTATGTTAATAATGACTATAAAGATATCGTATTCAATCGTCGTTCATACCGTCGATTTGACCCTAGTCAAAATATCAGTCGTGATGAAATCGTCGAAATGTTAGATGAAGCGACAATTACCCCATCCGCATGTAACTTACAATCATGGCACTTTGTCGTCGTTGATAATGAAGAAGCTCGTAACAAAGTCAAAGCAGTCACGATGCCGTTTAACTATCCCCAATTAGAAACAGCACCAGTTACAATCTTTATATTAGGCGATACTCACTCACATAAAGTTTATCGCGAAGTTTGGACCAAAGTGTATGAAGAGGGCAGAATTACCAAAGAAAAATTAGACGCCATCTTCAATTCATTTTTACCAATGTATGAGAAAGCTGATCGCGACTTTTTAATTAAAGATGCTACCTTAGACAGTTCAATGTTAGCAATGCAATTATTATTGGTTGCTAGAGCACACGGATATGAAGCGAATGCATGGGCAGGCTATAATTCAAAAGACTTAGTTGCAACTTTAAACCTTGATAATGAGCGTTTCGTGCCTATCATGGCAATTTCAATTGGTAAACCAGGCGAAGAACCAACTGAATCAACACGTTATGATGTGAATTCTAAAATTAACTTTCTAGCATAA
- the pdxS gene encoding pyridoxal 5'-phosphate synthase lyase subunit PdxS, with amino-acid sequence MKRSIEEVHKQLAGGVIMDVVNVEQAKIAEAAGAVAIMALERVPADIRAAGGVSRMSDPQMIKEIQEAVSIPVMAKVRIGHFVEAQILESLQIDYIDESEVLSVADHVYHIDKHQFEAPFVCGARDLGEALRRIQEGAKMIRTKGEAGTGDVSQAVTHLRKIHEQIRYVASLQDDELFNQAKELGVSYDLLKQVHDTGKLPVLNFSAGGVATPADAALMVQLGAEGVFVGSGIFKSGNPEKRAKAIVEAVANYKDAAKLVEVSTDLGEAIVGINEDEIKVIMSNR; translated from the coding sequence ATGAAACGATCAATTGAAGAAGTACATAAACAACTAGCTGGTGGCGTAATCATGGACGTAGTAAATGTGGAACAAGCTAAAATTGCTGAAGCGGCTGGTGCCGTAGCAATCATGGCTTTAGAAAGAGTTCCTGCAGACATTCGAGCTGCTGGTGGTGTTAGTCGAATGAGTGACCCTCAAATGATAAAAGAAATTCAAGAAGCGGTTTCTATACCAGTTATGGCGAAAGTAAGAATTGGTCACTTTGTCGAAGCTCAAATCTTAGAAAGTTTACAAATTGACTATATTGATGAGTCAGAAGTCTTATCAGTAGCTGACCATGTTTATCATATTGATAAACACCAATTTGAAGCACCTTTTGTTTGTGGCGCTAGAGATTTAGGTGAAGCTTTACGCCGTATTCAAGAAGGGGCTAAAATGATTCGTACTAAAGGTGAAGCAGGAACGGGGGATGTCAGTCAAGCGGTTACCCACTTAAGAAAAATCCATGAACAAATCCGCTATGTGGCTTCGTTACAAGATGATGAGCTCTTTAATCAAGCTAAGGAATTAGGCGTCTCTTATGATTTATTAAAGCAAGTCCATGATACTGGTAAATTACCTGTGTTGAACTTTTCAGCTGGCGGGGTGGCAACACCTGCTGATGCGGCTTTAATGGTGCAATTAGGTGCTGAAGGCGTTTTTGTTGGTTCAGGTATTTTCAAATCAGGTAATCCAGAAAAACGTGCTAAAGCCATAGTTGAAGCAGTAGCCAATTACAAAGATGCTGCCAAATTAGTCGAAGTTTCAACTGATTTAGGCGAAGCGATAGTAGGTATTAATGAAGACGAAATTAAAGTTATCATGTCTAACCGTTAA